The Syngnathus typhle isolate RoL2023-S1 ecotype Sweden linkage group LG16, RoL_Styp_1.0, whole genome shotgun sequence genome includes a region encoding these proteins:
- the tmem54a gene encoding transmembrane protein 54a isoform X2 gives MVNCGVCCANLKDNKTLMKMGLALVLVGHVNFLLGALVHGAVLRHISVHTEARILVYAIANVIAIVAGLMKWVLLVFSFIAGLLAIASTLGLIASVITAIVQKGQSLMTHCTLLKHGVDSSSITYECPFDPTRIYSTTIILWVPLILTSVVEMVFSFRCFAACTSFLYLCPCRRKPTIAKRVRIQRAAAIAQSPPSEVPPELDTEAMEQDELLDSSAVVEQSHWL, from the exons ATGGTGAACTGCG gGGTGTGCTGTGCCAACCTCAAAGACAACAAGACCCTGATGAAGATGGGCTTGGCACTGGTGCTGGTGGGCCATGTCAACTTTCTGCTCGGGGCCCTGGTGCACGGTGCGGTGCTTAGGCACATCAGTGTGCACACCGAGGCCCGCATCTTGGTGTACGCCATCGCTAATGTCATTGCCATTGTGGCAGGCTTAAtg AAGTGGGTCCTGCTGGTGTTCAGCTTCATCGCAGGGCTCTTGGCAATTGCCTCCACTTTGGGCTTGATTGCTTCTGTGATCACCGCCattgtacaaaaaggacaaagcctGATGACACACTGTACTCTCCTCAAACATGGTGTAGATTCTTCCAGTATCACCTATGAATGCCCCTTTGACCCCACCCGCATCTAT AGCACCACAATCATTTTGTGGGTGCCACTTATCCTCACGTCTGTGGTGGAAATGGTGTTCTCCTTCCGCTGCTTTGCTGCTTGTACGTCCTTCCTGTACCTCTGTCCATGTAGGCGGAAGCCCACCATAGCAAAGAGG GTCCGCATCCAAAGGGCTGCCGCAATTGCCCAGTCGCCTCCCTCTGAGGTGCCGCCCGAACTTGATACAGAGGCCATGGAACAGGATGAGCTGCTGGACAGCAGTGCTGTAGTAGAGCAGAGCCACTGGCTCTGA
- the tmem54a gene encoding transmembrane protein 54a isoform X1 has product MVNCGVCCANLKDNKTLMKMGLALVLVGHVNFLLGALVHGAVLRHISVHTEARILVYAIANVIAIVAGLMGIIGGIIAIVLSKNKKSRILKWVLLVFSFIAGLLAIASTLGLIASVITAIVQKGQSLMTHCTLLKHGVDSSSITYECPFDPTRIYSTTIILWVPLILTSVVEMVFSFRCFAACTSFLYLCPCRRKPTIAKRVRIQRAAAIAQSPPSEVPPELDTEAMEQDELLDSSAVVEQSHWL; this is encoded by the exons ATGGTGAACTGCG gGGTGTGCTGTGCCAACCTCAAAGACAACAAGACCCTGATGAAGATGGGCTTGGCACTGGTGCTGGTGGGCCATGTCAACTTTCTGCTCGGGGCCCTGGTGCACGGTGCGGTGCTTAGGCACATCAGTGTGCACACCGAGGCCCGCATCTTGGTGTACGCCATCGCTAATGTCATTGCCATTGTGGCAGGCTTAAtg GGAATTATTGGTGGAATAATTGCGATTGTTTTGTctaaaaacaagaaaagcagGATTTTG AAGTGGGTCCTGCTGGTGTTCAGCTTCATCGCAGGGCTCTTGGCAATTGCCTCCACTTTGGGCTTGATTGCTTCTGTGATCACCGCCattgtacaaaaaggacaaagcctGATGACACACTGTACTCTCCTCAAACATGGTGTAGATTCTTCCAGTATCACCTATGAATGCCCCTTTGACCCCACCCGCATCTAT AGCACCACAATCATTTTGTGGGTGCCACTTATCCTCACGTCTGTGGTGGAAATGGTGTTCTCCTTCCGCTGCTTTGCTGCTTGTACGTCCTTCCTGTACCTCTGTCCATGTAGGCGGAAGCCCACCATAGCAAAGAGG GTCCGCATCCAAAGGGCTGCCGCAATTGCCCAGTCGCCTCCCTCTGAGGTGCCGCCCGAACTTGATACAGAGGCCATGGAACAGGATGAGCTGCTGGACAGCAGTGCTGTAGTAGAGCAGAGCCACTGGCTCTGA